The genomic interval atttctgagTATGACGTGGATGGAGTCGTGTAAGGAGTTTTCACTCCTGAGTATTAGTGATTTTTTGCCATCCCCATATCTTAGTTGTAACAGTTACAGAAACGTCACATTTTTTATTTGTAAGGTCTCTCATTTACTTTTAATCGTCAAAGTAGCCTACTTATTTTTGTTTTATGTTAGTGATGCATCTAGTGCTCGCGGCCACGGCTACGTGAAAAGCTTCATTTCAATGCGACCTAATACAAGCAAGCCAAAATGCCAGCGATGGTGGTACATTGTGACGATGTTATTGAACTATACGAGGCAACTCAATACTGACGGTGAATGGTATGAAGCCTCCAAGGTTGAATTTTATTTCAGCCGTCATCAGTTGAGACCTTCAGCATTTGTTTGTGTTTTTTCTACATATCTCAAACGATTTCCGCCACAGCAAAATGGCCGAGAGTACATAGTCAAGGAACGCTGTAACAGAAAAACGAGTGGACTCGCCACAAGGATGACACTAAATACCGTCACCAAGGCTGCCCCAGTGTTCGTTTTCCAAGATGTGGAGCCGTAAATGGCATCATCATTTGTATTTGGATCATTGTCAGATTTGTTTGGATTTCCAATGTTAGCCAAAGCGTGAAGAACGGTCCACATTATGTAGCTGAGATCATAGGGTACTACTAACCCCCAAAAATGCATAAATCGGATGGGAATACGATTTACAACGATGCCGTCCAGCCACGTCAAAATCATGACCACGCCGTGGCTTGAGATGTTTGAGAACTCCACTGGATCTCCGGGAGACCACTCCGAATACCAGTAGAATATGGTAACCATCATTTGGGCATGCGATGCAATTACGAAAAAAACCCAGGTGGCTTTGATTCGGCCCGTGGCGTGATCTAACGGTTGTTCGGTACGCGCTACCAAAAGCGTATTGGTAATGCTGCAAAGGTGATAGACACAAGCAATAAGCAAAGACCAATTTGTCAGATaggccaaaaagaaggaaggcAATGGGGTATCACTAATCCAATTGTATAACAACGTGCCCCACGTCAGCCCCGTGGCAACAATCTTCCATGCCAAGACGGAAATACCGCTGGGACAAAAACTTGCGACAACGTCAAGGTCCTTGCCACTCCACTGGTCTTTCGTCAGGAACCAGTCCTGGCAAGGGCTTAGTTCGCCTTTCAAGCGATCGCAGTAGCTGCCATGATTCACATCGTCACCGTTCGATGCGTTTTGCATGTTTGACTGAGCAGATTTTGTGACCGACAAGCAGGAAAACGACGCGTATCCGTTCCGATATGAAACTGCAACGACAACGGGCTTTCTCTAGAATTGTCCTCACTAGAGAGAAACCAAAGGATCGTAAATACTTTGATGGGCCAAAAAAATGGTTAATTGACAAACGTAATACATGTGATAATTCTGACATGATACACTTCCAAAATCCAGGCGCTTGACATCGGGTTTTTCTGCTGACTGCCACAGCCAAATCTGACGTGTCTGTTGAAATCTTGAACTCTCCGTCCACTCTAACGTAGAAAACAGATACAGTAAAGTAGTCAATTTCCTACCCTCTTTTTTCATATAAATTCCTTCTGGCGGGTTTGCGCCTATTTTTTGATGTATTTTTCACACGATCAACTTCGCTCATTCATGCTAGCTGTAGGATTCACTATCAGATTGTTATATACAGCCTGTCAAATTATGTAGAATA from Phaeodactylum tricornutum CCAP 1055/1 chromosome 11, complete sequence carries:
- a CDS encoding predicted protein encodes the protein MQNASNGDDVNHGSYCDRLKGELSPCQDWFLTKDQWSGKDLDVVASFCPSGISVLAWKIVATGLTWGTLLYNWISDTPLPSFFLAYLTNWSLLIACVYHLCSITNTLLVARTEQPLDHATGRIKATWVFFVIASHAQMMVTIFYWYSEWSPGDPVEFSNISSHGVVMILTWLDGIVVNRIPIRFMHFWGLVVPYDLSYIMWTVLHALANIGNPNKSDNDPNTNDDAIYGSTSWKTNTGAALVTVFSVILVASPLVFLLQRSLTMYSRPFCCGGNRLRYVEKTQTNAEGLN